In one window of Frigoriglobus tundricola DNA:
- the hypA gene encoding hydrogenase maturation nickel metallochaperone HypA has product MHELSLAHSLVEVVEESALKAGARRVTLVTLKVGELSGVAVAALQFAYELVTADTLLAGSRLETRSVPVTVYCPRCDREGALASAQRFRCPVCDAPTGDVRAGRELEIETIEVE; this is encoded by the coding sequence ATGCACGAGCTCTCGCTGGCGCACAGCCTGGTCGAGGTGGTCGAAGAGTCCGCACTCAAAGCCGGCGCGCGGCGCGTGACGCTCGTGACACTGAAGGTCGGCGAGCTCTCGGGAGTGGCCGTCGCCGCCCTTCAGTTCGCCTACGAACTCGTCACCGCCGATACCCTACTCGCGGGGTCCCGGCTGGAAACGCGGTCGGTGCCGGTCACGGTGTACTGCCCGCGGTGCGACCGCGAAGGGGCGCTGGCGAGCGCCCAGCGGTTCCGCTGCCCGGTGTGCGACGCCCCGACCGGCGACGTGCGGGCCGGGCGCGAACTGGAGATCGAGACCATCGAAGTGGAGTAG
- a CDS encoding DOPA 4,5-dioxygenase family protein has product MSDEPQEPAPPDRTVPNTEVDQQWADWLAPTRRNLLYGAGAAFGLAFGGSPAAAADAPKLDFKPIVPPPDTGVSPWGLETHKEPTPRPKSLWPGYPDGLPEKPRAYTDIKSYHAHFYFDEDTHEKAALIRKWAAERFPIELGNWNLEPRGPHVTPSFDFGFTNDLLPIIVPWLQLNSLGLTILLHPNTDDPRADHLYYTLWVNRSQPVNAYGMKRRDQPGAPPIEKILPNIKPTVKLET; this is encoded by the coding sequence ATGTCCGATGAACCACAAGAACCCGCTCCGCCCGATCGGACCGTCCCGAACACGGAGGTCGATCAGCAGTGGGCCGACTGGCTGGCACCGACGCGCCGCAACCTCCTGTACGGCGCGGGGGCGGCCTTCGGCCTGGCCTTCGGCGGTTCGCCCGCCGCGGCGGCCGACGCCCCCAAACTCGACTTCAAACCCATTGTTCCGCCGCCCGACACGGGCGTCAGCCCCTGGGGCCTGGAGACGCACAAAGAGCCGACCCCTCGGCCGAAAAGTCTCTGGCCGGGCTACCCCGACGGTCTGCCGGAAAAGCCCCGGGCGTACACCGATATCAAGAGCTATCACGCCCACTTCTATTTCGACGAAGACACCCACGAGAAGGCCGCCCTGATCCGGAAATGGGCCGCCGAGCGCTTCCCCATCGAACTCGGGAACTGGAACCTGGAGCCCCGCGGCCCGCATGTGACGCCGTCGTTCGACTTCGGTTTCACGAACGATCTGCTGCCGATCATCGTTCCGTGGCTGCAACTCAACAGCCTGGGGCTGACCATCCTGCTCCACCCCAACACCGACGATCCGCGGGCGGACCACCTCTATTACACGCTTTGGGTGAACCGCTCGCAGCCCGTGAACGCGTACGGCATGAAACGCCGCGACCAGCCGGGCGCTCCGCCCATCGAGAAGATTCTGCCCAACATCAAGCCGACCGTGAAACTCGAGACGTAG
- the hypB gene encoding hydrogenase nickel incorporation protein HypB: MSTPRILEVRKGLLKKNDELAAGLRARFAAAGTFVVNLVSSPGTGKTLFLERTLAALRARGCAPAALVGDLETDNDAVRLARSGAPVRQINTHGICHLEADMVGAHLAGWDLAEFDFLFVENVGNLVCTSSYDLGERLRVVLLSVTEGEDKPLKYPTLFNTGDVAVITKWDLAAACEFDRAAAWRNVHAVRPGLPILEVSAKTGYGMDAWLALLEARRGAAPDRAAAPVPTT; encoded by the coding sequence GTGTCCACGCCCCGCATCCTGGAGGTCCGCAAGGGCCTCCTGAAGAAGAACGACGAACTCGCCGCCGGGCTGCGCGCCCGGTTCGCCGCGGCGGGCACGTTCGTGGTCAATCTCGTGTCGAGCCCCGGGACCGGGAAGACGCTGTTCCTCGAACGGACCCTCGCGGCGCTCCGCGCACGCGGGTGCGCCCCGGCCGCCCTGGTGGGCGACCTGGAGACCGACAACGACGCCGTGCGGCTCGCCCGCAGCGGCGCCCCGGTGCGGCAGATCAACACGCACGGCATCTGCCACCTCGAGGCCGACATGGTCGGCGCCCACCTCGCCGGGTGGGACCTGGCCGAGTTCGATTTCCTGTTCGTGGAGAACGTCGGGAACCTCGTCTGCACGTCGAGCTACGACCTCGGCGAGCGGCTCCGGGTGGTGCTCCTGTCCGTCACCGAGGGCGAGGACAAGCCGCTCAAGTACCCGACGCTGTTCAACACCGGCGACGTGGCGGTCATCACGAAGTGGGACCTCGCGGCGGCGTGCGAGTTCGACCGCGCGGCCGCGTGGCGGAACGTCCACGCGGTCCGCCCGGGCCTGCCGATCCTGGAAGTGTCCGCCAAGACCGGGTACGGAATGGACGCGTGGCTGGCGCTCCTGGAGGCGCGGCGCGGGGCCGCGCCGGACCGAGCCGCGGCCCCCGTACCGACGACCTGA
- a CDS encoding NADH-quinone oxidoreductase subunit B family protein: protein MASLLWLQGGACSGNTMSFLNAEEPSACDLVTDFGIDVVWHPSLGLELGDNVKALLRDIVAGRRPLDIFVFEGTVIQGPNGTGRFNMFADRPMKDWVSELCQVANAVVALGDCACWGGIPATAPNPVDNTGLQYLKRAHGGYLGADFRSKWGLPVINIPGCPAHPDWVTQILVAISTGRAKDIGLDELQRPVTFFKTFTQTGCTRTQFFEYKQSPKEFGQGTRTGCLFYEFGCRGPMTHSPCNRILWNRQSSKTRAGMPCTGCTEPEFPFYDLMPGTVFKTQKIAGVIPKDVPTGVDHVSYMALAAAAKIAAPKWSKEDMFVV from the coding sequence ATGGCCAGCCTGTTGTGGCTGCAAGGCGGCGCGTGCAGCGGGAACACCATGTCGTTCCTGAACGCCGAGGAGCCGAGCGCCTGCGACCTCGTGACGGACTTCGGCATCGACGTCGTCTGGCACCCGTCGCTCGGCCTGGAACTGGGCGACAACGTCAAGGCGCTGCTGCGCGACATCGTCGCGGGCCGGCGGCCGCTCGACATCTTCGTGTTCGAGGGCACCGTGATCCAGGGGCCGAACGGGACCGGCCGGTTCAACATGTTCGCCGACCGCCCGATGAAGGACTGGGTGTCCGAGCTGTGCCAGGTGGCGAACGCGGTGGTCGCGCTCGGCGACTGCGCGTGCTGGGGCGGCATCCCCGCGACCGCCCCGAACCCGGTGGACAACACCGGGCTCCAGTACCTCAAGCGGGCGCACGGCGGCTACCTCGGGGCCGACTTCCGCAGCAAGTGGGGCCTGCCCGTCATCAACATCCCCGGGTGCCCCGCGCACCCGGACTGGGTCACCCAGATCCTCGTCGCGATCAGCACGGGCCGGGCGAAAGACATCGGCCTCGACGAGCTCCAGCGCCCGGTCACGTTCTTCAAGACGTTCACCCAGACCGGCTGCACCCGGACGCAGTTCTTCGAGTACAAGCAGTCGCCGAAGGAGTTCGGCCAGGGCACCCGGACCGGGTGCCTGTTCTACGAGTTCGGCTGCCGCGGGCCGATGACGCACTCGCCGTGCAACCGCATCCTGTGGAACCGGCAGTCGAGCAAGACCCGCGCCGGGATGCCCTGCACCGGCTGCACCGAACCGGAGTTCCCCTTCTATGACCTGATGCCGGGGACCGTGTTCAAGACGCAGAAGATCGCCGGGGTGATCCCCAAGGACGTGCCGACCGGGGTCGACCACGTGTCGTACATGGCCCTCGCCGCGGCCGCCAAGATCGCCGCCCCGAAGTGGTCGAAGGAAGACATGTTCGTGGTGTAA
- a CDS encoding acyl-CoA dehydrogenase family protein: MGWSVPAEYGGAGRTAVECVRLGRTIASACLTTAFVLSQRDAAVRQLLKGPAHLKERYLPGHAAGSHCVTVGLSQLTTSRQHHGPALRARSATGGGFVLDGDVPWVTGADGAVAVVVGATLPDATQVLIVLPTDRPGVTIAPPLPLAALLGSRTSSIRCDGVFIEPESVLAGPSEHALGKVGGGGLETSALALGPAAAAVEYLRREAVDRPVLGSCTERFEVLLTTGRGRPGPDSSEAATSGQDVRDQRRRSGPGGEDRRVGEEDHRVPRGGDRESDPKGHRRTTPVNPHRRDG; the protein is encoded by the coding sequence ATGGGGTGGTCCGTACCGGCGGAATACGGAGGCGCCGGGCGCACGGCCGTCGAGTGCGTGCGTCTCGGCCGAACCATCGCGTCGGCGTGTCTGACGACGGCCTTCGTTTTGAGCCAACGGGACGCGGCCGTTCGCCAACTGCTCAAGGGCCCGGCGCACCTCAAGGAGCGCTACCTTCCCGGACACGCGGCCGGCTCCCACTGTGTGACCGTCGGGCTGTCGCAACTGACCACCTCGCGTCAGCACCACGGGCCGGCCTTACGGGCGCGGTCCGCCACGGGCGGCGGGTTCGTACTCGACGGCGATGTCCCGTGGGTGACCGGGGCGGACGGGGCGGTTGCGGTGGTCGTCGGCGCGACGCTGCCCGACGCGACCCAGGTCCTCATCGTGTTGCCGACCGACCGGCCCGGCGTGACGATTGCGCCCCCGTTGCCGCTCGCGGCGCTGCTCGGTTCGCGCACCAGCTCGATCCGGTGTGACGGTGTGTTCATCGAGCCGGAATCGGTCCTCGCCGGTCCGAGCGAACACGCCCTGGGAAAGGTCGGCGGGGGCGGACTGGAAACGTCCGCGCTGGCGCTGGGGCCGGCGGCAGCGGCGGTAGAATATCTCCGCCGTGAGGCGGTCGATCGGCCGGTGCTGGGGAGCTGCACCGAGCGCTTCGAGGTACTCCTGACCACTGGCCGCGGTCGACCCGGTCCTGATTCGAGCGAAGCAGCGACAAGCGGCCAAGACGTTCGCGATCAACGGCGTCGATCTGGCCCCGGTGGAGAAGACCGCCGCGTGGGGGAAGAAGATCATCGAGTTCCGCGCGGAGGCGACCGCGAAAGCGATCCGAAAGGCCACCGCCGCACCACGCCCGTGAACCCGCACCGGCGGGACGGTTAG
- a CDS encoding outer membrane protein assembly factor BamB family protein has product MRRMLPLIALVSLAISHAPAADWSQFRGPNGTGIAAGEFPKIDPKKPLWKVEIPGRGAGSPIVVGGKVYLQTASSDGQTRTLMCFRAADGKTLWTKDVPGTTAKMHAKNTLASNTPTAHGDTVYCVWWDGSGVSLRAYDATGKEKWHAPLGRYASPHGAGMSPVLHDGLVYVNVDDDTHAELLAFDAKTGEKKWAAPRRHHRACYTSPFILERAGKKELVLGTTTAVTSYEPATGNVNWNYDLEWPKGATILRAVGQPVFAGGNVIVYCGEGGNSRYVVAVKPGGGGNTAAAVKAWEARKQIPYVPSLLARTDLLFWVHDDGRVGCTQAKSGKVVWEESLFSGAATVSPIAAGDELLAISEKGQIAVLKAGAEFDLVSKVELGEGAFATPALADGRLYVRGTAHLYCFGNK; this is encoded by the coding sequence ATGCGCCGGATGTTGCCACTCATTGCTCTGGTCTCACTGGCGATCTCGCATGCCCCTGCGGCGGACTGGTCGCAGTTTCGCGGGCCCAACGGGACCGGGATCGCGGCGGGCGAGTTCCCCAAGATCGACCCCAAGAAACCACTCTGGAAGGTCGAAATCCCCGGCCGCGGTGCCGGCTCCCCCATCGTGGTGGGCGGGAAGGTGTACCTCCAAACCGCCTCTTCCGATGGTCAGACGCGGACACTGATGTGTTTCCGCGCGGCCGACGGGAAAACGCTGTGGACGAAGGACGTGCCGGGCACGACGGCCAAGATGCACGCGAAGAACACGCTCGCATCGAACACCCCAACGGCCCACGGCGACACCGTGTATTGCGTGTGGTGGGACGGCTCGGGCGTCTCGCTCCGCGCCTACGACGCGACCGGCAAGGAGAAATGGCACGCCCCGCTGGGCCGGTACGCGAGCCCGCACGGGGCGGGGATGTCGCCGGTCCTGCACGACGGTCTGGTGTACGTCAACGTCGACGACGACACGCACGCGGAACTGCTCGCCTTCGACGCCAAAACGGGCGAGAAGAAATGGGCCGCACCGCGGAGGCACCACCGGGCGTGCTACACCTCCCCGTTCATACTCGAACGCGCCGGTAAGAAGGAACTCGTCCTCGGCACCACCACGGCCGTCACGTCCTACGAGCCGGCGACCGGGAACGTGAACTGGAACTACGACCTGGAGTGGCCGAAAGGTGCGACGATTCTGCGCGCCGTGGGCCAGCCCGTCTTTGCCGGGGGGAACGTCATCGTGTACTGCGGGGAGGGCGGAAATTCGCGCTATGTGGTCGCGGTCAAGCCCGGTGGGGGCGGCAACACGGCCGCCGCTGTGAAAGCGTGGGAGGCGAGGAAGCAGATACCCTACGTCCCGAGCCTTCTGGCCCGAACCGACCTCCTCTTCTGGGTTCACGACGACGGTCGGGTCGGCTGTACTCAGGCGAAAAGCGGCAAGGTGGTCTGGGAGGAATCGCTCTTCAGCGGGGCGGCCACCGTCTCGCCGATCGCCGCGGGTGACGAACTGCTTGCGATCTCCGAGAAGGGACAGATTGCGGTGCTGAAGGCCGGCGCCGAGTTCGATCTGGTGTCGAAGGTCGAACTGGGTGAGGGCGCGTTCGCGACCCCCGCCCTCGCCGACGGCCGCCTGTACGTCCGTGGCACCGCTCACCTCTACTGTTTCGGGAACAAGTAG
- a CDS encoding DUF1641 domain-containing protein has translation MDTNGHAATPPPSHQLLRRLDDPKTAATLERLLDRLDVLAFAVEATDSLLRRGEQLTDNIGDVLREAKDAGPGVDGAALAGKLPQLATAGAKLADVTASPAFARLLDSGLLDRLADPATLAALTALIDRLPLLAFGASALDGLLRRGEELADNVADSLQDARQFVPPIDPLKLQEAAVGLPKVIDAVTALINAGLFDPEVVAVLVEVGKQAAGPYREAKQMPDHLVGMWGLVRAMRDPDVQRALGVGLYIAKRYGQTFNRSEVSPPPAGGAGS, from the coding sequence ATGGACACCAACGGTCACGCCGCGACGCCCCCTCCGTCACACCAGTTGCTCCGTCGGCTCGACGACCCGAAAACGGCGGCCACCCTCGAGCGGCTACTCGACCGGCTCGATGTGCTCGCGTTCGCCGTCGAGGCCACCGACTCGTTACTCCGCCGCGGCGAACAGCTCACCGACAACATCGGCGACGTGCTCCGAGAAGCAAAGGACGCCGGCCCGGGCGTGGACGGCGCGGCCCTCGCGGGCAAGCTGCCGCAACTGGCCACCGCCGGGGCGAAGCTGGCCGACGTCACCGCGTCACCCGCGTTCGCCCGGCTGCTCGATTCCGGGCTCCTCGACCGCCTCGCCGACCCGGCGACGCTCGCGGCGCTCACGGCCCTCATCGACAGGTTGCCGCTCCTGGCGTTCGGCGCCAGCGCCCTCGACGGGCTCCTCCGCCGCGGCGAGGAACTGGCCGACAACGTCGCGGACAGCCTTCAGGACGCCCGCCAGTTCGTTCCGCCCATCGACCCGCTGAAGCTCCAAGAAGCGGCCGTCGGCCTGCCCAAGGTGATCGACGCGGTCACGGCCCTGATCAACGCCGGGCTGTTCGACCCGGAGGTGGTCGCGGTTCTGGTCGAAGTCGGCAAGCAGGCGGCCGGGCCGTACCGCGAGGCGAAGCAGATGCCGGACCACCTCGTGGGGATGTGGGGCCTGGTCCGGGCGATGCGCGACCCCGATGTGCAACGGGCACTCGGCGTGGGGCTGTACATCGCGAAGCGGTACGGGCAGACGTTCAACCGGTCCGAGGTGAGTCCGCCCCCGGCGGGCGGCGCGGGGAGCTAG
- a CDS encoding nickel-dependent hydrogenase large subunit — translation MTSTILPPNTKRISPLGRVEGDLDLNIKVDDGVVTDAWTEASMFRGFEIILKGKDPQAGLIVTPRICGICGGSHLYKAVYALDTAWRTHVPHSATLVRNIAQACETLQSIPRWFYALFAIDLTNKNYARSPYYAEAVKRFAPFVGTSYEPGVTLSGKPVEVYAIFGGQWPHSSFMIPGGVMCAPTLSDVTRSISILEFWKREWLEKQWLGCSIERWLANKTWADVLAWADENDAQRNSDCGLFLRMSLDIGLDKFGKGCGAFLATGTYFQPELYERPTVEGRNAALINRSGVYDGAEFHDFDQANVREDITHSHYKGSSLLHPWDGVTEPIDPLEGAKQGKYSWAKSPRYLVPGKGQIPLEAGPLSRQVIAGRPGAAKHQDYDPLFLDAIRTVGPSVLVRVMARMHEACKYYNLARRWLGELDLHDKFYTKPTEHAEGKGFGSTEAARGSLSDWIIIKNGKIENYQVVTPTAWNIGPLDGKNVHGPMEQSFIGARIADPADPVEVGHVARSFDSCLVCTVHTYDAKSGRELARFKIGEGAR, via the coding sequence ATGACGTCCACGATTCTGCCGCCGAACACGAAGCGCATCAGCCCCCTCGGGCGGGTCGAGGGCGACCTCGACCTCAACATCAAGGTCGACGACGGCGTCGTCACGGACGCCTGGACCGAAGCCAGCATGTTCCGCGGCTTCGAGATCATCCTGAAGGGCAAGGACCCGCAGGCCGGGCTCATCGTCACCCCGCGCATCTGCGGCATCTGCGGCGGCAGCCACCTGTACAAGGCGGTGTACGCCCTCGACACCGCGTGGCGGACGCACGTCCCGCACTCGGCCACGCTGGTGCGGAACATCGCCCAGGCGTGCGAAACGCTCCAGTCCATCCCGCGCTGGTTCTACGCCCTGTTCGCCATCGACCTGACGAACAAGAACTACGCCCGGTCGCCGTACTACGCCGAAGCGGTGAAGCGGTTCGCGCCGTTCGTCGGCACGAGCTACGAGCCGGGCGTCACGCTCTCCGGCAAGCCGGTCGAGGTGTACGCGATCTTCGGCGGGCAGTGGCCGCACTCCAGCTTCATGATCCCCGGCGGGGTGATGTGCGCGCCCACCCTCTCGGACGTGACGCGGTCCATCTCCATCCTGGAGTTCTGGAAGCGCGAGTGGCTGGAAAAGCAGTGGCTCGGCTGCTCCATCGAGCGGTGGCTGGCGAACAAGACCTGGGCCGACGTGCTGGCCTGGGCGGACGAGAACGACGCCCAGCGGAACAGCGACTGCGGCCTGTTCCTGCGGATGAGCCTGGACATCGGCCTCGACAAGTTCGGGAAGGGCTGTGGCGCGTTCCTGGCGACCGGGACGTACTTCCAGCCCGAGTTGTACGAGCGGCCGACCGTCGAGGGTCGCAACGCCGCGCTCATCAACCGCAGCGGCGTCTACGACGGCGCCGAGTTCCACGACTTCGACCAGGCGAACGTGCGCGAGGACATCACGCACTCCCACTACAAGGGCAGCTCGCTGCTGCACCCGTGGGACGGCGTCACGGAACCGATCGACCCGCTCGAAGGCGCGAAGCAGGGCAAGTACAGTTGGGCGAAGTCGCCGCGGTACCTCGTGCCCGGCAAGGGGCAGATCCCGCTGGAGGCCGGTCCGCTGTCGCGTCAGGTGATCGCGGGCCGCCCGGGGGCCGCCAAGCACCAGGACTACGACCCGCTGTTCCTCGACGCGATCCGGACCGTGGGGCCGAGCGTGTTGGTCCGCGTCATGGCCCGGATGCACGAGGCGTGCAAGTACTACAACCTGGCCCGCCGGTGGCTGGGCGAACTCGACCTGCACGACAAGTTCTACACCAAGCCCACCGAGCACGCCGAGGGCAAGGGGTTCGGCAGCACCGAGGCGGCCCGCGGGAGCCTGTCGGACTGGATCATCATCAAGAACGGGAAGATCGAGAACTACCAGGTGGTGACGCCGACGGCGTGGAACATCGGGCCGCTCGACGGCAAGAACGTCCACGGGCCGATGGAGCAGTCCTTCATCGGCGCGCGGATCGCCGACCCGGCCGACCCCGTGGAAGTGGGCCACGTCGCGCGGTCGTTCGACTCGTGCCTCGTCTGCACCGTCCACACGTACGACGCGAAGAGCGGCCGGGAACTCGCCCGGTTCAAGATCGGCGAGGGGGCGCGGTGA
- the hypF gene encoding carbamoyltransferase HypF, with protein sequence MRTNPKLPEFPIVRKRLAVRGVVQGVGFRPHVYQLAIRHGLTGFVGNDSAGVFIEVQGPVAAAAAFQAGLVTHLPPLARVSAVTAEDLTLREEASFVIVPSDPSAAGAGSVPPDVGTCAGCLRELFDPADRRCGYPFINCTHCGPRFTIIRGLPYDRPATTMSGFPMCRACEHEYHDPRDRRFHAQPVACPACGPHVWLEVAGVTTAERSEAISDAGTRIAAGAVLAVKGIGGFHLACDATHSGAVTRLRERKGRGGKPFAVMVRGVEQARRYAVVSDDEARLLSGPERPVVLLTRRPAPDPLADAVAPGCDTLGLMLPYSPLHHLLVTDRPLVMTSGNRSDEPIARTNAEALARLAGLADAFLLHDRDITTPCDDSVVRVFGRLEYPVRRSRGYAPLPVRLPQAGRPVLAVGGELKATLCVTTGDLAYLSQHIGDVASPETLEALDRTAEHLLDLFRVAPEVVVCDRHPGYLSADWAARFADRHGATLVRVQHHHAHVAALLVDSQWSGGAVLGVCFDGTGYGTDGAIWGGEFFLADEVGVRRVAHLQYVPLPGGDAAVRRPYRVALAQLWAAGVPWTSDLPCVAACPEVERRVLLRQLERNVACVPTSSAGRLFDAVAALLGVRQEVTYEAQAAIEMEAGAGGPVGEPYPFPLITADPLRLDPAPLIAALAADVRAGVPVAVSAGRFHATVAAAVLTVSRAVRDRTGTNAVGLTGGVFQNTRLLRLASDRLRADGFAVLVHRQVPANDGGLALGQAALAAGYLPNG encoded by the coding sequence GTGCGAACGAACCCGAAGCTCCCCGAGTTCCCGATCGTCCGCAAGCGGCTCGCCGTTCGCGGGGTGGTCCAGGGAGTCGGGTTCCGGCCGCACGTCTACCAGCTCGCGATTCGTCACGGGTTGACCGGGTTCGTCGGGAACGACTCCGCCGGGGTGTTCATTGAGGTGCAAGGACCGGTCGCGGCCGCCGCCGCGTTCCAGGCCGGCCTCGTGACCCATTTGCCGCCGCTCGCCCGGGTCTCTGCCGTCACCGCCGAAGACCTGACTCTGCGCGAAGAGGCGTCGTTCGTCATCGTTCCGAGCGACCCGTCCGCCGCCGGCGCGGGCTCGGTCCCCCCCGACGTCGGCACCTGCGCGGGCTGCCTCCGGGAACTCTTCGACCCGGCCGACCGCCGGTGCGGCTACCCGTTCATCAACTGCACCCACTGCGGGCCGCGGTTCACCATCATCCGCGGCCTCCCCTACGACCGCCCGGCGACCACGATGTCCGGGTTCCCGATGTGCCGGGCGTGCGAGCACGAGTACCACGACCCGCGCGACCGGCGGTTCCACGCCCAGCCCGTCGCGTGCCCGGCGTGCGGGCCGCACGTGTGGCTCGAAGTCGCAGGCGTGACGACCGCCGAACGGAGCGAAGCGATCTCGGACGCCGGTACCCGAATCGCCGCCGGAGCCGTGCTCGCCGTCAAAGGGATCGGCGGGTTCCATCTGGCGTGCGACGCGACCCATTCGGGGGCCGTGACGCGCTTGCGGGAGCGCAAGGGAAGGGGGGGGAAGCCGTTCGCGGTGATGGTGCGGGGCGTCGAACAGGCCCGGCGGTACGCGGTCGTGTCCGACGACGAGGCGCGTCTGCTGTCCGGTCCCGAACGGCCGGTCGTACTGCTCACCCGGCGCCCGGCCCCCGACCCGCTCGCGGACGCCGTCGCCCCCGGGTGCGACACCCTCGGGTTGATGCTGCCGTACTCGCCGCTCCACCACTTACTCGTCACGGACCGCCCGCTGGTGATGACCTCGGGCAACCGGAGCGACGAGCCCATTGCCCGCACGAACGCCGAAGCGCTGGCCCGGCTGGCGGGACTCGCCGACGCCTTTCTGCTCCACGACCGCGACATCACCACCCCCTGCGACGACTCCGTCGTCCGGGTGTTCGGCCGTCTCGAGTACCCGGTGCGCCGGTCCCGCGGGTACGCGCCCCTTCCGGTTCGGCTCCCGCAAGCCGGTCGGCCGGTGCTCGCCGTGGGCGGAGAGTTGAAAGCGACGCTCTGCGTGACAACGGGCGACCTGGCCTACCTCAGTCAGCACATCGGCGACGTGGCGAGTCCCGAGACGCTGGAGGCACTCGACCGGACCGCGGAGCACCTGCTCGACCTGTTCCGCGTGGCGCCGGAGGTCGTGGTGTGCGACCGGCACCCCGGTTACCTCTCGGCCGACTGGGCCGCCCGGTTCGCCGACCGGCACGGGGCGACACTGGTCCGGGTTCAGCACCACCACGCGCACGTGGCCGCGCTACTCGTGGACTCCCAATGGAGCGGTGGCGCGGTTCTGGGGGTGTGCTTCGACGGCACCGGGTACGGGACCGACGGCGCGATCTGGGGCGGCGAGTTCTTTCTCGCGGATGAGGTCGGCGTTCGGCGGGTCGCCCACCTCCAGTACGTCCCGCTGCCGGGAGGGGATGCGGCCGTCCGGCGCCCGTACCGGGTCGCGCTCGCGCAGTTGTGGGCCGCGGGTGTGCCGTGGACCTCTGACCTGCCCTGCGTCGCGGCGTGCCCGGAGGTCGAGCGCCGGGTCCTGCTCCGGCAACTCGAACGGAACGTCGCCTGCGTGCCGACGAGTAGCGCCGGGCGCCTCTTCGACGCGGTCGCCGCGCTGCTCGGGGTGCGGCAAGAGGTGACGTACGAGGCCCAGGCCGCGATCGAGATGGAGGCCGGCGCCGGTGGCCCGGTCGGGGAGCCGTACCCCTTTCCGCTCATCACCGCCGACCCGCTCCGACTCGACCCGGCCCCGCTCATCGCCGCCCTCGCGGCCGACGTCCGCGCCGGCGTTCCGGTCGCGGTGAGTGCGGGCCGGTTCCACGCGACCGTCGCCGCCGCGGTCCTCACCGTTTCCCGCGCCGTCCGCGACCGCACCGGCACGAACGCCGTCGGGCTCACGGGCGGCGTGTTTCAGAACACGCGCCTGCTGCGGCTCGCCTCGGACCGGTTGCGCGCGGACGGCTTCGCGGTGCTCGTCCACCGTCAGGTGCCGGCCAACGACGGCGGCCTCGCACTGGGTCAGGCGGCACTCGCGGCCGGGTACTTGCCGAACGGGTGA